One Alnus glutinosa chromosome 3, dhAlnGlut1.1, whole genome shotgun sequence genomic region harbors:
- the LOC133862724 gene encoding U-box domain-containing protein 33-like — translation MANRHESSEETIYVAVGKDVKECKSILLWALENTGGKGICILHVHQPAQYIPFMGGKAPASSLKESIVREYHETERQKMHEIMDEYLLICRQKGAPAHKLIAETGCVKKEIVQLVSRNGIRKLVIGTAAKKHYGRKMTDLKSNKAKYVRQHAPVSCHQLSVVEIQSAPESDNIRSPVSCRRWILVTDAGFRPPDSGWNMAGIRPALAGSGQNGRIRPLIGLDLEDSDRI, via the exons ATGGCAAACAGGCATGAGAGTTCAGAGGAGACGATATACGTTGCCGTTGGAAAAGACGTGAAAGAGTGCAAATCAATCCTGTTATGGGCGTTGGAGAACACCGGAGGAAAGGGGATTTGCATACTTCACGTTCATCAGCCTGCGCAGTACATTCCATTTA TGGGTGGAAAAGCTCCAGCTAGCTCACTGAAGGAAAGTATTGTAAGGGAATACCATGAAACTGAGAGGCAAAAAATGCATGAGATCATGGATGAATATCTTCTCATCTGTCGCCAAAAGGGG GCACCAGCTCATAAGCTTATAGCAGAAACGGGTTGTGTCAAGAAGGAAATTGTACAACTCGTCTCTCGGAATGGGATCAGGAAGCTTGTTATTGGAACAGCAGCAAAGAAGCACTATGGAAG AAAAATGACGGACCTCAAGTCTAATAAAGCTAAATATGTGCGCCAACATGCACCAGTCTCCTGTCAC caattgtcggtcGTCGAAATCCAAtcggcgccggagtccgacaacatccggtcgccgGTATCCTGCCGGCGCTGGATTTTGGTCACCgacgccggattccggccaccAGATTCTGGCTGGAATATGGCAGGAATCCGGCCGGCTCttgccggatctggccaaaacggccggattcGGCCATTGATCGGGCTGGATCTAGAAGATTCTGATCGGATATGA